Proteins found in one Triticum aestivum cultivar Chinese Spring chromosome 4D, IWGSC CS RefSeq v2.1, whole genome shotgun sequence genomic segment:
- the LOC123096674 gene encoding heparan-alpha-glucosaminide N-acetyltransferase-like, which translates to MALEPQAGVDAASSPLIIAARHRFLRTTPTPRLSPARPGQDGARRAQIWAGRAPPPKARPRPRQETPPPRRTSTRVAALDAFRGLTIVLMVLVDDAGGAYERMDHSPWNGCTLADFVMPFFLFIVGVAIAFAMKRVPNMGAAVKKVSVRTLKMLFWGLLLQGGYSHAPDDLAYGVDMKVIRWCGILQRIALVYFVVALIEVFTIKVRPVTVRSGPYAIFHAYRWLGGFIVFVVYMVTTFSLYVPDWSYVYHLDGDVNDGKRFTVQCGVRGHLDPACNAVGHVDRVVWGINHLYSQPVWIRTKDCTFSSPESGPLRADAPSWCLAPFDPEGLLSSISSILSGTIGIHYGHVLIHFKTHKERLKHWLSMGFSLLLLGILLHFTKAIPINKQLYSISYVCFTAGAAGIVLSAFYMLIDVWGLRVPFLFLEWIGMNAMLVYVLAAQGIFAAFVNGWYYESQDKTLVNWIQKHVFVNVWHSERLGTLLYVIFGEILFWGVVSGILHKLGIYWKL; encoded by the exons ATGGCGCTAGAACCGCAG GCTGGCGTCGACGCTGCCAGCTCCCCGCTGATCATCGCCGCTCGCCACCGCTTCCTGAGGACCACGCCAACGCCACGCCTGTCGCCGGCCCGCCCTGGCCaagatggggcccgaagggcccagatctgggccgggcggGCGCCGCCGCCCAAAGCTCGCCCCCGCCCGCGACAGGAAACCCCGCCGCCGCGCAGGACC AGCACGAGGGTGGCAGCTCTTGATGCCTTCAGAGGGCTCACCATTGTG CTGATGGTACTGGTGGACGATGCCGGCGGGGCTTACGAGCGGATGGACCACTCGCCGTGGAACGGTTGTACTCTGGCAGACTTTGTCATGcccttcttcctcttcatcgtcggtGTCGCGATCGCCTTTGCCATGAAG AGGGTTCCAAACATGGGTGCCGCTGTGAAGAAGGTCAGCGTCAGAACACTGAAAATGCTCTTCTGGGGCCTGCTACTGCAAG GTGGATACTCTCACGCTCCGGATGACCTTGCTTATGGAGTGGACATGAAGGTGATAAGATGGTGTGGCATCCTCCAG AGGATAGCTTTGGTGTACTTCGTGGTTGCCCTCATAGAGGTGTTCACCATAAAGGTGCGGCCTGTCACCGTCCGTTCCGGTCCTTACGCCATCTTCCATGCCTACCGGTG GTTAGGCGGTTTCATTGTGTTCGTTGTATACATGGTCACGACGTTCTCGCTGTACGTTCCAGATTGGAGCTATGTGTACCATTTGGATGGCGATGTCAATGATGGGAAGCGGTTTACG GTACAATGTGGTGTAAGGGGTCACCTGGACCCGGCTTGCAATGCAGTGGGTCATGTTGATAGGGTGGTCTGGGGGATTAATCATCTCTACTCGCAGCCCGTTTGGATCCGGACTAAG GATTGTACATTTAGCTCACCAGAATCAGGTCCTCTCCGTGCCGATGCTCCATCATGGTGTCTTGCGCCATTCGACCCAGAAGGATTGTTAAG TTCAATATCGTCGATCCTATCAGGAACAATTGGAATCCACTATGGCCATGTTCTAATCCATTTCAAG ACCCATAAGGAGAGACTGAAACACTGGCTTTCGATGGGCTTTTCACTCCTCTTGCTCGGCATTCTCCTTCACTTCACAAAAG CTATTCCAATCAATAAGCAACTCTACAGTATCAGTTACGTTTGCTTCACTGCCGGCGCGGCTGGAATAGTTCTTTCAGCTTTCTACATGCTG ATTGATGTCTGGGGCCTGAGAGTACCATTCTTGTTCCTCGAGTGGATCGGCATGAACGCCATGCTTGTGTACGTCCTAGCGGCACAGGGCATATTTGCAGCATTCGTGAACGGATGGTACTATGAGTCACAAGATAAAACCCTT GTTAACTGGATCCAAAAGCATGTGTTTGTCAACGTCTGGCATTCAGAAAGGCTGGGAACTCTGCTGTATGTCATATTTGGAGAGATCCTCTTCTGGGGTGTTGTCTCTGGCATCTTGCACAAGCTGGGGATTTACTGGAAACTATGA